The following coding sequences lie in one Spirosoma sp. KUDC1026 genomic window:
- the lipA gene encoding lipoyl synthase: MIELPVIPSEQQRNRAGAPKRPDWLRVKLPIGPEYAKVRKLVDEHKLHTICESGNCPNMGECWGAGTATFMILGNVCTRSCTFCAVATGRPNEYDTDEPRRVAEAILLMKVKHAVITSVNRDELKDRGAEIWYQTVRLIKEASPTTTIETLIPDTKGNWPALERMISAGQEVVSHNMETVGRLYRRVRPQARYERSLEQIRRTKEYGQRTKSGIMLGLGETHDEVFKAMDDLAQNGLDVLTLGQYLQPTKMHHEVIEWIHPETFAMYKEEGLQRGLKYVESGPLVRSSYHAEKHVNV, translated from the coding sequence ATGATTGAATTACCTGTAATACCCTCCGAACAACAACGTAACCGGGCGGGCGCCCCGAAACGTCCCGATTGGCTTCGCGTTAAATTGCCGATTGGCCCTGAATACGCTAAAGTTCGTAAGCTGGTCGACGAACATAAACTGCATACCATCTGCGAAAGCGGAAACTGCCCGAATATGGGTGAATGCTGGGGGGCTGGTACTGCCACGTTCATGATTCTGGGCAATGTCTGTACGCGGAGTTGTACGTTCTGTGCCGTAGCAACGGGCCGCCCGAACGAATATGACACCGACGAACCCCGGCGTGTGGCCGAAGCCATCTTGCTGATGAAGGTGAAACACGCCGTCATCACGTCGGTGAACCGGGATGAACTGAAAGACCGCGGAGCCGAGATCTGGTACCAGACGGTACGTTTGATCAAAGAAGCTTCGCCTACAACGACGATCGAAACCCTGATTCCTGATACGAAAGGCAACTGGCCAGCGCTTGAGCGAATGATCTCGGCCGGGCAGGAAGTCGTATCACATAATATGGAAACCGTGGGGCGTCTGTATCGCCGGGTTCGGCCGCAGGCGCGTTACGAACGGAGTCTGGAACAGATTCGCCGGACGAAAGAATATGGTCAACGGACTAAATCCGGTATCATGCTGGGACTGGGCGAAACCCACGACGAAGTATTCAAAGCGATGGATGACCTGGCGCAGAATGGCCTCGATGTGTTAACACTGGGTCAATACCTGCAGCCGACCAAGATGCACCACGAAGTAATCGAGTGGATTCATCCAGAGACGTTTGCCATGTACAAGGAAGAAGGTCTGCAACGCGGCCTGAAATACGTGGAGTCGGGACCGCTGGTTCGGTCGAGTTACCACGCCGAAAAACACGTTAACGTCTAG
- a CDS encoding cytochrome P450 produces MNTVSPVTRPIPVHPGLPLVGNSLEYLRDPLAFMRRLLHQYSDERIVQINVGGRVTHLMLKPEETKQVLQENNRNYGRGKSFAILRAFLGEGLLTSEGDFWRRQRRLAQPAFHRQKLALLANTMIDEAVTWVDRLAKLDRTKPVNISAATTDATLRIVTKTLFGAGLGPELDQISTALNNLNFIANRRVLNPFKLPKWIPSPDNQAFDKAYQTVDSLIYGIVDERRQTGANHDDLLDMYLRATDEETGEGMSNKQLRDEMVTLFVAGYETTATSLAWTLHLLSLHPDILTKAKVEIKQVLDGRDRPSPDDLRSLPYLSQIINESLRLYPPAWIMSRLSFGPDQLGDHRLNSDQGVLLCPYVLHHDPASWPNPEQFNPDRFAGDWSKDKHPYAFLPFGAGPRLCIGNQFALMEMHAILATLLSRFSVRPASTTSVGTRPLITLRSKRPIQLFLEGN; encoded by the coding sequence ATGAATACAGTCAGCCCAGTTACCCGCCCCATTCCCGTTCATCCCGGCCTGCCCCTGGTCGGTAACTCTCTGGAATACCTTCGTGATCCGCTGGCGTTTATGCGCCGGTTACTTCACCAGTACAGCGATGAACGTATTGTACAGATTAATGTAGGTGGTCGCGTAACGCACCTGATGCTTAAACCAGAAGAAACGAAGCAGGTGCTGCAGGAGAATAACCGGAACTACGGTCGTGGAAAATCATTTGCCATCCTTCGTGCCTTTCTGGGAGAAGGCTTACTAACGAGTGAGGGCGATTTCTGGCGTCGGCAACGGCGTCTGGCACAACCGGCTTTTCACCGGCAGAAGCTGGCTCTGCTGGCCAATACCATGATCGACGAGGCCGTTACCTGGGTTGATCGACTAGCGAAACTGGACCGGACAAAACCGGTTAACATCTCCGCAGCAACCACCGATGCGACCTTACGTATCGTCACGAAAACGTTATTTGGTGCCGGGCTTGGTCCCGAGCTGGATCAGATTTCAACGGCGCTCAACAACCTGAATTTTATCGCGAACCGGCGCGTTCTGAATCCGTTTAAACTGCCAAAGTGGATTCCTTCGCCCGATAACCAGGCTTTTGACAAAGCATACCAAACTGTCGATTCACTTATTTACGGCATTGTTGATGAGCGACGCCAAACAGGAGCAAATCACGACGACCTGCTGGATATGTACCTGCGAGCAACGGATGAAGAAACCGGCGAAGGCATGTCCAATAAGCAGCTTCGGGACGAGATGGTAACGCTGTTTGTCGCAGGCTATGAAACCACAGCGACCTCACTGGCGTGGACGCTACATTTATTGTCTCTTCACCCCGACATACTAACCAAAGCAAAGGTCGAAATCAAGCAGGTACTGGACGGACGAGATCGTCCCTCTCCCGACGATCTACGGTCACTTCCTTATCTATCGCAGATTATCAACGAATCTCTACGGCTTTATCCACCAGCCTGGATCATGAGTCGGCTCTCGTTTGGTCCTGACCAACTGGGGGACCACCGGTTGAATAGCGATCAGGGAGTATTACTCTGTCCTTATGTATTGCACCATGATCCGGCTAGTTGGCCGAACCCCGAACAGTTCAACCCGGACCGATTTGCGGGCGACTGGAGCAAAGATAAACATCCGTACGCCTTTCTACCCTTCGGAGCAGGTCCCCGACTTTGCATCGGTAATCAGTTCGCATTAATGGAAATGCATGCTATCCTGGCGACGTTGTTATCGCGCTTTAGTGTTCGCCCAGCGTCAACGACGTCTGTTGGGACCCGCCCCCTTATTACGTTGCGCTCCAAACGGCCAATTCAACTCTTTCTCGAGGGTAATTAA
- a CDS encoding HPF/RaiA family ribosome-associated protein, which yields MRLQINAVRFTADQSLLDFIQAKLNKLDTFHDRIIGGEVFLRLDGADSNKVKEKIVEVRVTIPGKELFVKEHDDKSFECAIDKVMDVLKDKLVRIKQKRNDISSPTISQAKTRVDEEDEVLEDEL from the coding sequence ATGAGATTACAAATTAATGCCGTGCGATTCACGGCCGACCAGAGCCTGTTAGATTTTATCCAGGCAAAACTGAACAAGTTGGACACTTTTCACGACCGCATCATTGGCGGAGAAGTGTTTCTCAGGCTTGACGGAGCTGATTCCAACAAGGTTAAAGAGAAGATTGTTGAAGTTCGCGTCACGATTCCAGGGAAGGAGTTGTTCGTTAAAGAACATGACGACAAAAGCTTCGAATGCGCCATTGACAAAGTCATGGACGTATTGAAAGACAAGCTTGTCCGGATCAAACAAAAACGTAATGATATATCCAGTCCAACTATCTCCCAAGCCAAAACTCGCGTGGACGAAGAGGACGAAGTACTGGAAGATGAGTTATAA
- a CDS encoding OsmC family protein — MATIHIDYLGDLRTDCTHLQSGTHINTDAPTDNQGRGEAFSPTDLVANALGSCILTTMAIFARRDGIELKGSEMDVTKVMSSQSPRRIVRIDVNLTLRADPMPSAEARANLEKIAHTCPVAISLHPDLEQAVQIKWAAPVLSA, encoded by the coding sequence ATGGCAACGATTCACATTGATTATCTGGGCGACTTACGTACCGACTGTACGCACCTCCAATCCGGCACGCACATTAACACGGATGCACCAACCGACAACCAGGGCCGGGGCGAAGCTTTTTCACCGACCGATCTGGTCGCCAACGCCCTGGGGTCCTGTATTCTGACGACGATGGCCATTTTTGCCCGTCGCGATGGTATTGAACTCAAAGGCAGTGAAATGGACGTAACGAAGGTCATGTCCAGTCAGTCACCCCGACGTATTGTCCGAATTGACGTTAACCTGACGTTACGTGCCGATCCGATGCCAAGTGCCGAAGCACGAGCGAACCTGGAAAAAATTGCGCATACCTGCCCAGTGGCCATTAGTCTCCACCCTGATCTTGAACAGGCTGTACAGATCAAATGGGCTGCTCCGGTTCTTAGCGCATAA
- a CDS encoding FecR family protein — protein sequence MLRKPYTVYTAEEFALDDLFVRWVQHPDDEEVAAFWHSWLTNNPGSTDTIDTARTIILEAGRLRLTDDELEPDEISSVWGRIRVSLETMEDVRPLQPDVRTVVGWWYLFRTVAAVVGIIGFISWAVWMQYVNGDSLRMVSTGPAQTRQLELPDQSKVTLYANSLLKYAPNWYGDSPRAVWLEGTADFSVVHRSDTSSSRLFRVHTNGLTIEALGTSFQVQQRPQGVRVGLRSGRVNLLLDQQQTRQLMPGDSVDVVNGSIQALP from the coding sequence GTGCTTCGTAAGCCTTACACCGTCTATACCGCGGAGGAGTTTGCCCTCGACGACCTCTTTGTACGCTGGGTGCAACACCCCGACGACGAAGAGGTAGCGGCTTTCTGGCACAGTTGGCTAACGAACAACCCGGGCAGTACAGACACGATTGATACCGCCCGAACCATCATCCTGGAAGCGGGTCGGCTACGCCTGACAGATGATGAGTTAGAACCTGACGAAATCTCGTCCGTCTGGGGGCGCATTCGCGTCTCACTGGAAACGATGGAAGATGTTCGCCCGCTGCAACCCGACGTGCGAACGGTAGTAGGCTGGTGGTACCTCTTCCGAACAGTAGCTGCCGTAGTTGGTATCATTGGTTTTATCAGCTGGGCCGTCTGGATGCAGTACGTCAATGGCGACTCGCTTCGAATGGTCAGTACCGGTCCGGCGCAGACTCGTCAACTGGAGCTACCTGACCAGTCCAAGGTGACGCTGTATGCCAACAGCTTGCTGAAGTACGCGCCAAACTGGTACGGCGACTCACCCAGAGCAGTCTGGCTGGAAGGCACAGCCGACTTTTCGGTTGTTCACCGGTCTGACACGTCCTCATCGCGTCTGTTCCGGGTCCATACCAATGGCCTGACGATTGAGGCTCTGGGTACGTCCTTTCAGGTACAGCAACGGCCACAAGGCGTTCGAGTCGGCCTACGATCTGGCCGGGTCAATCTGTTACTTGACCAGCAGCAGACGAGACAGCTAATGCCCGGCGACTCGGTCGACGTGGTCAATGGCTCTATTCAAGCATTACCCTGA
- a CDS encoding lycopene cyclase family protein: protein MKRYDFIIAGGGMAGLSLAYYLTQSSLRHKSVLILDREPKNRNDRTWCFWEHRDAAGPFESIIFRQWETVTFHGTTYAGPLGMGAYQYKMLRGIDFYRFVLDELAKWPTIERKQVTIEQISDTPTGGQVKADGVIYEADYVFDSTFQLSLDDRKNHNLLQHFKGWIIEAEKPCFDPDKAEIMDFRIEQHGDCRFVYVLPFDEKTALIEFTLFNEQLLADDQYDRVLRHYVDQYLETGGYIIRETEFGIIPMSDVRTEEKPAKHIVRIGTSGGATKASTGYTFQRTQRYLREMVQNMAQSGTPFRQTGWFDHRFKLYDSIFLNVLEQHRHPADDVFTRVYVKNPERVFRFLDEDTHFLDELKLFTTMPWWPFTSAFFAVMRRKWFG, encoded by the coding sequence ATGAAACGATACGACTTCATTATTGCGGGCGGGGGCATGGCGGGACTAAGTCTGGCGTATTACCTGACGCAATCCTCACTACGCCATAAATCGGTGCTGATTCTGGATCGGGAGCCCAAAAATCGCAACGATCGGACCTGGTGTTTCTGGGAACATCGTGATGCCGCCGGGCCCTTTGAGTCGATCATTTTCCGCCAGTGGGAAACCGTTACGTTTCACGGTACTACCTATGCCGGACCATTAGGCATGGGAGCGTATCAATACAAGATGTTACGGGGTATTGATTTTTACCGCTTTGTGCTGGACGAACTGGCAAAATGGCCAACCATTGAGCGAAAACAGGTAACGATCGAGCAGATCAGTGACACGCCAACGGGTGGACAAGTTAAGGCAGACGGGGTAATATACGAAGCGGATTATGTGTTCGACAGTACGTTTCAGTTGTCGCTGGATGATCGGAAGAACCATAATTTACTTCAGCATTTTAAAGGGTGGATTATCGAGGCCGAAAAGCCCTGTTTCGATCCTGACAAAGCCGAAATTATGGACTTTCGAATCGAACAGCACGGTGACTGCCGGTTCGTGTACGTTCTACCATTTGACGAAAAAACGGCGCTGATCGAATTTACGCTCTTCAACGAGCAACTGCTGGCAGATGACCAGTACGATCGTGTCCTTCGCCACTACGTCGATCAGTACCTGGAAACGGGCGGGTACATCATCCGAGAAACGGAGTTTGGCATCATCCCTATGTCGGACGTCAGGACAGAAGAAAAGCCAGCCAAGCACATTGTCCGGATCGGTACGTCGGGGGGAGCTACGAAAGCATCAACGGGCTATACCTTTCAGCGAACCCAGCGTTATCTGCGCGAGATGGTCCAGAACATGGCCCAGTCGGGAACACCCTTCCGCCAGACGGGCTGGTTCGATCATCGGTTCAAACTGTATGATAGTATCTTCCTGAACGTACTGGAACAGCATCGCCACCCGGCCGATGATGTGTTCACCCGTGTCTACGTCAAGAATCCCGAGCGAGTGTTCCGGTTTCTGGATGAGGATACCCATTTTCTCGATGAGCTGAAGCTCTTTACAACCATGCCCTGGTGGCCATTTACGTCCGCTTTTTTCGCTGTTATGCGCCGTAAATGGTTTGGATAA
- the metK gene encoding methionine adenosyltransferase produces MPYLFTSESVSEGHPDKVADQISDALIDNFLAFDPSSKVACETLVTTGQVVLAGEIKTDTYLDVQKITRDVIRKIGYTKSEYMFEANSCGIFSALHDQSADINQGVDRKVDNEDFEAKAEAQGAGDQGMMFGYATNETDNYMPLPLDLAHAILRELSYIRNNESDLIPYLRPDAKSQVTIEYSDDHQPIRIDTIVVSTQHDDFADDETMLAKIKEDIINIVVPRVKAAQKAELHSLFTDDITYYINPTGKFVIGGPHGDTGLTGRKIIVDTYGGKGAHGGGAFSGKDPSKVDRSAAYATRHIAKNLVAAGLCDQALVQISYAIGVAKPCGLYVNTYGTSKVDMHDGAIAERVSEIFDMRPYAIEQRLKLRNPIYSETAAYGHMGRKNEVVKKTFGSNGNVKEVEVELFTWEKLDFVDQIKSAFSL; encoded by the coding sequence ATGCCATATCTTTTCACCTCTGAGTCCGTTTCTGAAGGACACCCTGATAAAGTCGCCGATCAGATCTCCGACGCCTTAATTGATAATTTCCTGGCTTTCGATCCATCCAGTAAAGTTGCCTGTGAAACCCTGGTAACGACCGGACAGGTTGTGCTGGCTGGTGAGATCAAGACCGATACGTACCTGGATGTACAGAAGATCACGCGTGACGTCATCCGGAAGATTGGTTACACGAAAAGTGAATACATGTTCGAAGCCAACTCCTGCGGTATCTTCTCAGCACTGCACGATCAGTCGGCCGACATCAACCAGGGTGTTGACCGGAAGGTTGACAATGAAGACTTTGAGGCTAAAGCCGAAGCACAGGGCGCTGGTGACCAGGGGATGATGTTTGGCTACGCGACCAACGAAACCGACAACTACATGCCGTTGCCGCTGGATCTGGCTCACGCCATCCTGCGCGAACTGTCCTATATCCGTAATAACGAAAGTGACCTGATTCCCTATCTGCGGCCCGACGCTAAATCGCAGGTAACGATTGAATACTCTGACGATCATCAGCCAATTCGCATCGATACCATCGTGGTATCGACGCAGCACGACGATTTCGCCGATGACGAAACGATGCTGGCGAAGATCAAGGAAGACATTATCAACATTGTAGTTCCACGGGTTAAGGCAGCTCAGAAAGCAGAACTGCATAGCCTATTCACTGACGATATTACGTACTACATCAACCCAACGGGTAAGTTCGTTATTGGCGGGCCACACGGCGATACAGGTCTGACGGGGCGGAAAATTATTGTTGATACGTACGGCGGTAAGGGTGCCCACGGCGGTGGTGCTTTCTCGGGCAAAGATCCTTCGAAAGTAGACCGGTCGGCGGCCTACGCGACGCGCCACATTGCGAAAAACCTGGTAGCAGCTGGTCTGTGCGACCAGGCACTGGTGCAGATTTCGTATGCCATTGGCGTTGCCAAGCCCTGCGGTCTGTATGTCAATACGTATGGCACATCGAAAGTAGATATGCACGATGGTGCCATCGCGGAAAGAGTGTCGGAGATTTTCGACATGCGTCCCTATGCCATCGAACAACGCCTGAAACTGCGTAATCCGATTTACTCGGAAACGGCTGCCTACGGACACATGGGTCGGAAGAATGAAGTCGTTAAGAAAACCTTCGGCTCGAACGGCAACGTAAAGGAAGTTGAAGTTGAACTGTTTACCTGGGAGAAGCTGGATTTCGTTGATCAGATCAAATCGGCGTTCAGCCTGTAG